One Deinococcus sp. Leaf326 DNA segment encodes these proteins:
- a CDS encoding putative toxin-antitoxin system toxin component, PIN family, which yields MLPALRLIPDINVLLSGLTGTVGPARELFLAAQRFDVLFVLADEHFVELQRVLTYPQVLALGGGISAAEAFGLATGLYRVAQVVSPLQRYDWPSCPDPKDWYLLDLLITSGADAIVSKDAHLLRVKNKLGVPVYEPKELVRLGII from the coding sequence GTGCTGCCAGCTCTACGCCTCATCCCCGACATCAATGTGCTGCTCAGTGGACTGACCGGCACGGTGGGTCCTGCACGCGAACTGTTCCTCGCCGCCCAGAGATTCGACGTTCTCTTCGTCCTAGCCGACGAGCATTTCGTGGAGTTACAACGGGTACTCACTTACCCTCAGGTGCTTGCGCTCGGTGGCGGCATCTCTGCTGCGGAGGCATTCGGTTTGGCTACGGGCCTATACCGCGTCGCGCAGGTGGTCAGTCCACTGCAACGCTATGACTGGCCTTCGTGCCCGGACCCTAAAGACTGGTATCTGCTGGATCTGCTCATCACTTCGGGAGCGGACGCTATCGTGTCAAAGGACGCCCATCTGCTACGAGTGAAAAATAAGCTGGGTGTACCGGTCTATGAACCGAAGGAATTAGTCCGGTTGGGGATCATCTGA
- a CDS encoding helix-turn-helix domain-containing protein, with the protein MTTQHEPRGLLTVPQVARLLHVSDDTVRRQIREGDLGAVQIGTTPTGRPRYRIPAAMVEARLRRSTLQAPSTGEQLQAAFATLTEDQQEALLTQAIAWARAQTPAVVVGERKPEPTAGDIAKRFPGLTLRQTRTD; encoded by the coding sequence ATGACAACACAGCATGAACCGCGTGGCCTGCTGACCGTGCCCCAAGTGGCCCGTCTCCTGCACGTGAGTGACGATACTGTCCGCCGGCAGATCCGTGAAGGTGACTTGGGAGCCGTGCAGATCGGCACGACGCCGACTGGACGGCCGCGCTACCGTATTCCCGCAGCGATGGTGGAAGCACGGCTGCGCCGCAGTACGCTTCAGGCACCCTCTACGGGGGAGCAGCTACAAGCCGCGTTCGCCACGCTAACGGAAGACCAGCAAGAGGCGTTGTTGACTCAAGCGATCGCCTGGGCTAGGGCGCAGACACCCGCCGTGGTTGTGGGTGAGCGGAAGCCTGAGCCTACAGCCGGGGACATCGCCAAGCGTTTTCCAGGACTGACCCTGCGACAGACGCGAACCGATTGA
- a CDS encoding dsDNA nuclease domain-containing protein, whose product MIKTIDHTDPGDETLHRYRYQHAYGVMLALGALRGTGGIRFTGIYCEHHEDLLGELSSGRTHAFQVKTRKKELGYWTLTEKALVKSIQRFVALHQAHGAEVERFVFVSNTELREVEADAKDQTKATSPKFLLDACRSCNDPADLSAGAAAGFETLRAACECDAVTLLAVLKRTEFALGPDLFGFEAELIADVLPYHAECTHLTARQLRRLVRELVEQFTYASGLPVDADARILPGDDVKRGVTTTRTKRVAVADIAAILSRARSGERRSGTALEGDLASSPLRKDHQVLVRKLEAGGLEEQVTSMKRRLLSAFEWVREQQLIDVTLATADLRQLESVVEGVYADEQVIASLLPSPWGKQLYRGMLQEFRRLATNEQTKVCNQDADRLFGIAGLLTEDCRIWWSPRFDVKAVL is encoded by the coding sequence ATGATTAAGACCATTGACCATACCGATCCAGGCGACGAAACCCTCCATCGCTACCGGTATCAACATGCCTACGGAGTTATGTTGGCGTTGGGAGCCCTACGTGGGACAGGTGGGATCAGATTCACGGGGATCTACTGTGAGCACCACGAGGATCTACTCGGTGAGCTTTCTTCCGGACGGACACACGCATTTCAGGTCAAGACCCGCAAAAAAGAACTCGGATACTGGACGCTCACCGAGAAGGCGCTCGTAAAGTCAATTCAGCGCTTCGTGGCCCTTCACCAAGCGCACGGTGCTGAGGTCGAGCGGTTTGTGTTCGTCTCGAATACTGAGCTGCGTGAGGTCGAAGCCGATGCCAAGGACCAGACCAAGGCCACCAGTCCAAAATTCCTCCTCGACGCTTGCCGCTCTTGCAACGATCCGGCGGATCTATCAGCGGGTGCAGCAGCGGGTTTCGAGACCCTCCGCGCCGCCTGTGAATGCGACGCGGTTACTCTCTTGGCTGTTCTCAAAAGAACCGAATTCGCCCTCGGCCCGGACCTTTTCGGTTTCGAGGCGGAACTGATCGCCGACGTGCTCCCCTACCATGCAGAGTGCACGCACCTGACGGCGAGGCAACTGCGCCGCCTTGTGCGGGAGCTTGTCGAGCAGTTCACCTATGCTTCGGGCCTGCCCGTTGACGCCGACGCGCGGATCCTGCCAGGCGACGACGTGAAGCGTGGCGTGACCACCACACGTACCAAGAGGGTCGCCGTCGCTGACATTGCTGCGATACTGAGTCGTGCCCGTTCTGGTGAGCGAAGGAGCGGCACTGCGCTTGAGGGCGACCTTGCTTCATCTCCTCTCCGGAAAGATCACCAGGTACTCGTCAGGAAGCTGGAGGCTGGCGGCTTGGAAGAGCAGGTCACTAGTATGAAACGTCGACTGCTATCCGCCTTCGAGTGGGTCCGGGAGCAGCAGCTGATTGACGTGACGCTCGCCACAGCGGACTTGCGGCAGCTCGAAAGTGTGGTGGAAGGGGTTTATGCCGACGAGCAGGTCATAGCGAGCCTGCTCCCCTCACCCTGGGGGAAACAGCTGTATAGGGGAATGCTTCAGGAGTTCCGCCGCCTCGCTACCAACGAGCAGACCAAGGTCTGTAACCAGGACGCCGACCGACTATTTGGTATTGCAGGTTTGCTGACCGAGGACTGCCGCATCTGGTGGAGTCCTCGATTCGACGTAAAGGCGGTTTTGTGA